The window GCTCAGCGGGATGGAAGCGCAAGAGCGCTGCCAACTGTTCCACGCTCATGGGAGGGTGCCGCCACCGGCGTTTGACGATGCCCCACCATTTGGTTAACAGCAACAGCGCCGCAAGGTTGTGGGTCAAAAAATCGCCGCACAAGGCTTCGGTAACCAGCCAACGCAACAAATTGCCGATTTGCCAACCCAGCCACCAAAAAGTCGGCGCGTTCAAAAAGTTGTAAAGCCAAAAGTTGCGGAAAGACAGCAACTCAAAAAACCAGCGCGCCCGCACCCGTCCCGTTTGCCCACCCAAGTGCCAGACGAGGCTGCGGGGTTCGTAAACGATGCGCCAACCCCGCTGCAACGCCCGCAAACTCAGGTCCACATCCTCAAAGTAAGCGGGCGAGAAGATGGGGTCAAACCCGCCCAGCGCCAAAAACTTCCGCCGATCAAACGCCGCACCCCCACCTTGCGCGTGGGCTTGCTCTTCGGGCTGTGTGACCTGACACAACCGTTCCGCGTTGCGCTCGCTGGCGATGGACAGAAACCCACCCGACACAATCAACCGCGTTCGGTTGGCGTGGTCGGGTGAACCGTCAGGGTGCAGGAGTTTGCAACCGACAGCGAACACCCTCGGATCATCAAAATGCTCCAACAACGGAGCAAGAAAATCCGCCTGCGGCTGCATGTCGTTGTTCAACAACACCACAATGTCGTTCCTCGCCACCAACACCCCCAAGTTGTTGGCGACAGAAAAACCGTAGTTCTTGGGCAAACAAACCAACCGCACCGACGGAAAGTGTTCGCAAAGAAAGGTCACGCTGCCGTCTCGGCTACCGTTGTCCACGACGATGACCTCGTCACCCTCCCGCAAAGCAGCCAAAACCGACGGCAAAAAACGCTCCAGCAAATGCTTCCCGTTCCAATTGGCAATGACAACGCTCACATGGCGCATCGCTCTCAGCCCCTGTCCTGCTCACTTCAAGGCAAGACGACTTTTTGCCAGAGGCGCTTTTGACGGACTTGCAACGGGCGCGACGCGACGCAAAATGGCAGCCACAACCTCGGTCGCTAACATCGCGCCTGCCCATAGCAACCCCCAAAACAACCAAACGGTCGCCATTGCACCTTGTAGCACCAGTTTGCCCCACAGCAACCGCCGGGGAAAAGGACGAAAAGCGTTGCCGCGCCATTCCCAAAGCGGACAAGACAACAACCCGCCCAGCACCAAAAATCTACCTTTGCTCACCGACCGCACCTGCGGGACGAAAACTGCTGCGCGGCACGGCGCTCGCTGCAGCCACTGCAGTAGTGCCCTGTAGTCGTTGAAGTGACTGTTTCCCGCGCCCGCCCAAAAGGTGATGACGGCGTCGGCGATTCCCTCTCGCGTGAGGGCGTCGGCTTGCTGTGGACGGGCGATGACGGCGACGGGTAGTTGCCATCGCGCCCGCACCGCCTGCACGGCGCGCCGGATGAGCGTGCGCTCTTCATCCACGATAGGCGTTAGCAGCAGCACAAACTCTTTGTCAGGCAGCGGAGGTAAAGAGGAAGGGAGCGTTTCCAGCAACTCGCGGTGATAGAACCGTTGCAGCAACGCCACGAATTGCTCCACTGAAGCCGGAGGACACTGCCAGCGGCGGCGAGTCACCTTCCACCATTTCCGCAGGACAGTTGCCATCGCTCTGCGGAAAATCGCTGGCTCCCCACTGGCAACTTCTCCGACGACTTGTTTCACGACTGCCCCACACTGCCACGCCAACCAAAGCAGCGATGGGGCATGCAAAAAGTTGAACAGCCAATAGTGGGCGAAAGTGAGGCGGAGAAATTGCTCGGCACGCCCACGGCGGGTCGTTTGCCGCCCCAAGTGCCAGACAAGGCTGCGGGGTTCGTAAACGATGCGCCAACCCCGCAAAAGTGCCCGCAGGCAAAGGTCAAAGTCTTCGGCGTGGGCAGGCGAGAAGATGGGGTCAAACCCGCCCAGCGCCAAAAACTTCCGCCGATCAAACGCCGCACCCCCACCTTGCACAAGAGCCTGCTCTTCGGGCGTCTGACAACGGTTCAACCGTTCCGCATCCCATTCACCCGTGAAAAAGACCATGCCCTGCAGCAGGACAATGCGAGTGCGGTTGGCGTCCACACAACCGCCGTCAGGGTGCAGGAGTTTGCAACCGACAGCAAACACCCTCGGATCATCAAAATGCTCCAACAACGGAGCAAGAAAATCCGCCTGCGGCTGCATGTCGTTGTTCAACAACACCACAATGTCGTTCCTCGCCACCAACACCCCCAAGTTGTTGGCGACAGAAAAACCGTAGTTCTTGGGCAAACAAACCAACCGCACCGACGGAAAGTGTTCGCAAAGAAAGGTCACGCTGCCGTCTCGGCTACCGTTGTCCACGACGATGACCTCGTCACCCTCCCGCAAAGCAGCCAAAACCGACGGCAAAAAACGCTCCAGCAAATGCTTCCCGTTCCAATTGGCAATGACAACGCTCACATGGCGCATCAGTGTCCCTCCGTCTCATATTTTAGGTGAGGCGCGGGATGCCCTGCATCAGCAAAAGCCCGGCGCCGATGAGGTGGTGGCGTTGGCGCTTTGGCGCCTTGTGCGGCGTTGCCTACGGTCTCTTTGGGTCGTTAACTTGGCGGCGTGTTGGCTCGCCCTTCGGGAAGGGCGAACGAAAGCGGGGCGTTATTTGCACCACCTCTGGACGGCTTACCTTTGGCGGCACCAACTCCTGCCGCCTGTCTCGGTTCCCTTGACTTTGCCCCGGCGTCCGTTTACGGAAGTTTTCCCCAGCGTTGACCTTAGCCGCGTGGAGTTGCTTTATCCCCTACCACGCCCAGGGTCGGTGACCTTTGAAGAGTTGGTGGTGTTAGCGTGCCTTGTCCGTCACTTGCGCCCCAAGCGTCTCGTGGAAATCGGCACAGCCGAAGGACGAACGACGCTCAATTTCGCTCTGCACGCCCCTGAAGACGCGGAAATTATCACGCTGGATTTACCCCCCGAACAAACGGGCGCCCCCACCTTAAGCCGTGGTCCCGACTACGCCCAGTTGAACATCTCCGAACCTGGCGTCTTTTTCCGCCACCATCCTGACATCGCCCGCAAAATTCGGTTGGTGCTGGCAAACTCCACGACCTTTGATTGGACCCCTTACGAGCGGTCAGTGGATTTCGTTTTCCTTGACGGCGCCCACGATTACGAAAGCGTCCGCAAAGACAGTGAAAACGCTTTGCGCATCGTCCGACCAGGCGGTGTAATTGTGTGGCACGATTACGGCAACTGGGACGGCGTCTCCCGCTGTCTCAACGAGTTGGGTGAAAAGTTACCGATTGTTTGGCTGGAACAGACAAGCCTTGCCTGCTTAAAGGTGGAACACGATGATGCAGCGCAAGACTTTAGGTCGCTGTGAACGCGTGCGAGGCACCGGGTTGCATACAGGTGAACGCGTGACCGCCACGCTGCACCCCGCCGAAGCGGGGACGGGCATCGTTTTGCGTGTCCGCCGTCAAGGCGAAAGCGTCATCCCGGCTTTGGTGCCCTTTGTCGCCGACACGCGCCGTCGCGTCGTGCTGCAAAAGGACGGCGTCGCCGTTCAAACCGTTGAGCATTTGCTCGCTGCGTGTTTCGGCATGGGCGTCACCGACCTGCTCGTGGAAGTGGACGGCGGCGAGTTGCCTATCGGCGACGGCAGTGCCCAACTGTGGGTGGATGCCTTCACGGCGGCGGGGATTGTCGTGCTGGATGAACCCGCTCCTGTTTTCCCGCCGCTTGAAGCGATAACTGTGCACGACGACGCCGCTTTCGTGCGGGTTGAACCCGCCGACGCGTTTCGGGCACGCTATGTTTTCGTGACCGCACACCCGCTGGTGGGCGTGCAAGAGGCGACTTTTAACGCGGACAGCGACGATTTCGCGACCGCTGTTGCGCCCGCTCGCACCTTTGGTTTCATCGAAGAGGTGCAAGGGCTTTGGCAGCAAAACTTGGCGAAAGGCGGGCGCTGGGACAACGCTGTCATCGTCTTTCCTGACCGTTACTCGGTGCCGTTGCGTTTTCCCAATGAACTGGCGCGGCACAAGTTGTTAGACTTGATGGGCGATTTGATGCTGTTGGGCGTGCAGTTGTGTGCCGCTGTGACAGCCCATGCCAGTGGGCATCGGTTGCACTACCGCGTCTGCCAAACTTTGTGGCACATGGTGGCTCAGGAGGCGAAGGGACGATGGTCGTAACCAAGGGTGAATTGAGCGTGTTACAGGTTCAGGAGTTGCTGGCGCACCGGTTCCCTTTTCTGTTGGTGGACCGCGTGACGGAATTGGAACCGGGCAAGCGGGCGGTGGGCGTCAAGGGCGTGACGGTCAACGAGTGGTTTTTTCAGGGACACTTCCCGCAAGCACCCATCATGCCTGGCGTGCTGATTTTGGAGTGTATGGCGCAAGTCGGCGGCATCGCTATCTTGAGCGTGCCCGAGAACCGAGGCATGGCAGGCTATCTGGTCGGCGTGGACAAAGCCCGCTTCCGCCAACCCGTCATCCCCGGCGACCAACTGGTGGTGCAAGCCGAGGTGACAGCGATACGCGCCAACATCTGCTTCGTCAAAGCGGAAGCCTTCGTCGGTGACAAACTGGTGGCGGAAGCCCAATTGACGATGGCGCTGAAGGCGCCTGACGAAATTCGCCAAGCCCTCTTTTAACGGCACAGCACGCCCAACAGCGCCGCGATGGCGCCCGCCCCCCAAAAGGCAGCGACAATCGTCGGCTCACGCCAACCCCACAACTCAAAAGTGTGATGGATGGGCGTCATCGGGAAAAGCCGTCGCCCTTCGCCCCAGCGCCGCTTCGTCCACTTGAAGTAAGCCACTTGCAACACGACTGTCGCCTGCTCTAACCAAAACACTGCGCCGATGACGAGAAAGGGCAGAGTCGCTCCCCCCGTCATCGCCGCCATTGCCAGACCCGCACCTAACGCCATTGACCCCGTGTCGCCCATAAAGACTTTGGCGGGGTAGCGGTTGAAGATGAGGAAACCGCAGCAACTGCCACACAAGGTCAATGCAAACACCACCGCCGCGTCGTGCCCGCGTTGCATGGCGGTCAACGCCACCGCCAACGCTGCAATCGCCGTCAAGCCCGCTGCCAACCCGTCCAATCCATCGGCGATGTTCACGCCGTTCACCGTCGCCAGCAAAAGCAGCACCGAGAAAAGAAACGCCGCCCATGTCGGCAAAAAGGGCAAATCATCGGGACGGTAACGCCAACCGAGGGCAGTCCAAAAGAGCGCCAACACGGTTTGCGCCGCCAACTTGGGTTGCGTCCGCCAGCCTTTGCGCCGCTGCAGTTTCGCCCAATCGTCCGCCAACCCCAACGCCGCAAAACTGACCATCGCCCCCACACAGACCGACACCGTCGGCAGGCTGGAACGCTCTACCGCAAATAACGCGCCAACGATGGCGCTAATCGGCACCGCCAACCCGAACGCCACCCCGCCCAAAGTCGGCGTGCCGGCTTTGAGGCGGTGGCGTTCGGGCACATCTTCCCGCACCGTTGCACCTTTCAAACGCCGCAAATGGGGCAACAGCCACCAAGTCAACGCCGCCGTCAACACCGCTGCTAATGCCCACGCACCCCAAAACATGGTCGGCACCATCTCGCCACTCAGTCGCTCACAAGGCGATGGGAGGTGTGCCCTTGCGGACGGATTCTTCAATTTCCCGCTGCCGATTTTCCACCAGCCCTTCCGTGTCCCGCAAACTCGGCACGGGCAGGTAGGGGCGGTCATACAGCGTGCTGTCAAAGAACGTGTCCTTCACGAAACTGCGAGGGTGCGGCTCCAGCAAATCTTCCTTGTTGACGATGAAGTCTTCACGCCGATACGCCGACAACTCAAACACGGGTCCCAGCACGATCGCGTTGACGGGACAAGCGTCTTCGCAGTAGCCGCAAAAGATACACCGCAGCAAGTCAATCTGGTAGACCTTGGCGTAGCGTTCACCCCGCGAAATCGGGTTATCGCGCGGGTTGTCTTCAGCGATGACCGTGATAGCGTCAGCGGGACAAGCGGCGGAACACAGATGACAACCGATACAGCGCTCCAGCCCGTCGTCCCAGCGCCGCAAAATGTGCCGTCCCCGAAAGCGGGGCGCGACTTTGACGGGTTCGTCGGGATACTGCACCGTCACCTTCGGCTTGAACAAATGGCTGAAAGTCACCTTCATGCTGCGCAGCAATGCCCGCACCATCGTCGGGAACCTCCTTTGACAAGCACCGTTATTGTGCAGCAATTTGCAGCGCTTTGCCCCCACGGTTGACTTCCGCCTGCGTTACATTTTCGCACGACGCACTTTCGCTCCTACGGGGT of the bacterium HR17 genome contains:
- the fabZ gene encoding 3-hydroxyacyl-[acyl-carrier-protein] dehydratase FabZ, translated to MVVTKGELSVLQVQELLAHRFPFLLVDRVTELEPGKRAVGVKGVTVNEWFFQGHFPQAPIMPGVLILECMAQVGGIAILSVPENRGMAGYLVGVDKARFRQPVIPGDQLVVQAEVTAIRANICFVKAEAFVGDKLVAEAQLTMALKAPDEIRQALF
- the nqo9 gene encoding NADH-quinone oxidoreductase subunit 9, encoding MVRALLRSMKVTFSHLFKPKVTVQYPDEPVKVAPRFRGRHILRRWDDGLERCIGCHLCSAACPADAITVIAEDNPRDNPISRGERYAKVYQIDLLRCIFCGYCEDACPVNAIVLGPVFELSAYRREDFIVNKEDLLEPHPRSFVKDTFFDSTLYDRPYLPVPSLRDTEGLVENRQREIEESVRKGTPPIAL
- the wbbL_5 gene encoding N-acetylglucosaminyl-diphospho-decaprenol L-rhamnosyltransferase produces the protein MRHVSVVIANWNGKHLLERFLPSVLAALREGDEVIVVDNGSRDGSVTFLCEHFPSVRLVCLPKNYGFSVANNLGVLVARNDIVVLLNNDMQPQADFLAPLLEHFDDPRVFAVGCKLLHPDGGCVDANRTRIVLLQGMVFFTGEWDAERLNRCQTPEEQALVQGGGAAFDRRKFLALGGFDPIFSPAHAEDFDLCLRALLRGWRIVYEPRSLVWHLGRQTTRRGRAEQFLRLTFAHYWLFNFLHAPSLLWLAWQCGAVVKQVVGEVASGEPAIFRRAMATVLRKWWKVTRRRWQCPPASVEQFVALLQRFYHRELLETLPSSLPPLPDKEFVLLLTPIVDEERTLIRRAVQAVRARWQLPVAVIARPQQADALTREGIADAVITFWAGAGNSHFNDYRALLQWLQRAPCRAAVFVPQVRSVSKGRFLVLGGLLSCPLWEWRGNAFRPFPRRLLWGKLVLQGAMATVWLFWGLLWAGAMLATEVVAAILRRVAPVASPSKAPLAKSRLALK
- the wbbL_4 gene encoding N-acetylglucosaminyl-diphospho-decaprenol L-rhamnosyltransferase, with product MRHVSVVIANWNGKHLLERFLPSVLAALREGDEVIVVDNGSRDGSVTFLCEHFPSVRLVCLPKNYGFSVANNLGVLVARNDIVVLLNNDMQPQADFLAPLLEHFDDPRVFAVGCKLLHPDGSPDHANRTRLIVSGGFLSIASERNAERLCQVTQPEEQAHAQGGGAAFDRRKFLALGGFDPIFSPAYFEDVDLSLRALQRGWRIVYEPRSLVWHLGGQTGRVRARWFFELLSFRNFWLYNFLNAPTFWWLGWQIGNLLRWLVTEALCGDFLTHNLAALLLLTKWWGIVKRRWRHPPMSVEQLAALLRFHPAEPSVSESSLPDGPFVLLVAPAYEGDQAVLRAAAAAVRSRWRLPVALIARPGQEAYWRGHAVADFIIPFLPGAPQLPLNGLGQLIRWLMQSRCQALVIPSPIFSPSKGKFVLMGWCASLLSKRPLWEWRRGKWRKVHPLQWVGRLPLVVVVLPLHLCLAGALLAAEVVAKTLRRLNLTKDGGGGYNA
- the lpxC gene encoding UDP-3-O-acyl-N-acetylglucosamine deacetylase; this encodes MQRKTLGRCERVRGTGLHTGERVTATLHPAEAGTGIVLRVRRQGESVIPALVPFVADTRRRVVLQKDGVAVQTVEHLLAACFGMGVTDLLVEVDGGELPIGDGSAQLWVDAFTAAGIVVLDEPAPVFPPLEAITVHDDAAFVRVEPADAFRARYVFVTAHPLVGVQEATFNADSDDFATAVAPARTFGFIEEVQGLWQQNLAKGGRWDNAVIVFPDRYSVPLRFPNELARHKLLDLMGDLMLLGVQLCAAVTAHASGHRLHYRVCQTLWHMVAQEAKGRWS
- the mraY gene encoding Phospho-N-acetylmuramoyl-pentapeptide-transferase, with protein sequence MFWGAWALAAVLTAALTWWLLPHLRRLKGATVREDVPERHRLKAGTPTLGGVAFGLAVPISAIVGALFAVERSSLPTVSVCVGAMVSFAALGLADDWAKLQRRKGWRTQPKLAAQTVLALFWTALGWRYRPDDLPFLPTWAAFLFSVLLLLATVNGVNIADGLDGLAAGLTAIAALAVALTAMQRGHDAAVVFALTLCGSCCGFLIFNRYPAKVFMGDTGSMALGAGLAMAAMTGGATLPFLVIGAVFWLEQATVVLQVAYFKWTKRRWGEGRRLFPMTPIHHTFELWGWREPTIVAAFWGAGAIAALLGVLCR